In Rhizobium sp. ZPR4, a genomic segment contains:
- the tsaB gene encoding tRNA (adenosine(37)-N6)-threonylcarbamoyltransferase complex dimerization subunit type 1 TsaB, translated as MIVLALDTAGVDCAAAVYDSGSDSVMGEVTETIGRGHAEHLMHVVDEALAKADVALSAIERVVVTVGPGSFTGIRIGVAAARGFALSLNVPAVGVTTLEVMAATARQQNPGKSVLAAIDAKREEIYLQAFDADGNPLDEARAVTIDETRTIASAFDGIVTGTAVARLSDAPPAERPDAFPIAIVARLGAGKPAGEKPKPLYLRGPDARPQAGYAVARQ; from the coding sequence ATGATCGTACTGGCGCTCGACACGGCAGGTGTGGATTGCGCTGCCGCTGTGTATGATAGCGGTAGTGATTCTGTGATGGGGGAGGTCACGGAAACGATCGGACGGGGGCATGCCGAGCATTTGATGCACGTTGTCGACGAAGCGCTGGCGAAAGCTGATGTGGCGCTTTCGGCCATCGAGCGTGTCGTCGTAACTGTCGGCCCCGGTTCCTTCACCGGCATCCGCATCGGCGTCGCAGCCGCGCGCGGGTTTGCACTTTCCCTTAATGTTCCCGCGGTTGGCGTCACGACCCTTGAGGTCATGGCCGCGACCGCGCGACAGCAGAATCCGGGCAAGTCGGTTCTGGCTGCCATCGATGCGAAGCGCGAGGAGATCTATCTCCAGGCCTTCGATGCCGATGGCAACCCGCTGGACGAGGCTCGGGCCGTGACGATCGACGAAACGCGGACAATTGCGAGCGCTTTCGACGGTATCGTCACCGGAACGGCCGTCGCCCGGTTGAGCGACGCGCCGCCTGCGGAGCGACCAGACGCATTTCCGATTGCCATCGTTGCCCGGCTGGGCGCTGGCAAGCCTGCCGGCGAAAAGCCGAAGCCGCTTTATCTTCGCGGACCCGATGCCAGACCGCAGGCCGGATACGCAGTTGCCAGGCAATAG
- the trpS gene encoding tryptophan--tRNA ligase, whose translation MTEFKPLVFSGVQPTGNLHLGNYLGAIRKFVALQANNDCIYCVVDMHALTAQLVHEDMPNQTRSITAAFLAAGIDPEKHIVFNQSAVPGHAELAWIFNCVARIGWMNRMTQFKDKAGKDREQASLGLYAYPSLMAADILLYRATHVPVGDDQKQHLELTRDIAMKFNLDYMEHIRRTGYGIDISVGDEPVHAYFPMVEPLIDGPAPRVMSLRDGTKKMSKSDASDLSRINLLDDEENISKKIRKAKTDPDGLPSEIAGLAGRPEADNLVGIYAALADKSKADVLSEFGGQQFSVFKPALVDLAVHVLSPITTEMRRLMADPGHIDAVLRDGSARARARADVTMKQVRDIIGFLY comes from the coding sequence ATGACCGAATTCAAGCCGCTCGTATTCTCCGGCGTTCAGCCCACCGGCAATCTCCATCTCGGTAACTATCTCGGTGCGATCCGCAAGTTCGTGGCCCTGCAGGCCAACAACGACTGCATCTATTGTGTCGTCGACATGCACGCGCTGACGGCACAGCTGGTGCATGAGGACATGCCGAACCAGACGCGCTCCATCACCGCGGCCTTCCTTGCCGCCGGCATCGACCCGGAAAAGCATATCGTCTTCAATCAGTCGGCCGTGCCGGGGCACGCCGAACTCGCCTGGATCTTCAATTGCGTCGCCCGCATCGGCTGGATGAACCGCATGACGCAGTTCAAGGACAAGGCCGGCAAGGACCGCGAGCAGGCCTCGCTCGGCCTTTACGCCTATCCGAGCCTGATGGCCGCCGACATTCTGCTCTACCGCGCCACGCATGTTCCGGTTGGCGACGACCAGAAGCAGCATCTGGAGCTCACCCGCGATATCGCTATGAAATTCAATCTGGACTACATGGAGCATATCCGCCGCACCGGCTACGGCATCGACATATCAGTCGGCGACGAGCCGGTGCACGCCTATTTCCCGATGGTCGAGCCGCTGATCGATGGCCCGGCGCCGCGCGTCATGTCGCTGCGCGATGGCACGAAGAAGATGTCGAAGTCAGACGCCTCCGACCTCTCGCGCATCAACCTGCTCGACGACGAGGAAAATATTTCGAAGAAGATCCGCAAGGCCAAGACCGATCCGGATGGCTTGCCGAGCGAAATCGCCGGTCTTGCCGGCCGCCCGGAAGCCGACAATCTGGTCGGCATCTATGCAGCCCTTGCCGACAAGTCGAAGGCCGATGTTCTCTCCGAATTCGGCGGCCAGCAGTTCTCGGTCTTCAAGCCGGCGCTGGTCGATCTGGCCGTGCATGTGCTCTCGCCGATCACCACGGAAATGCGCCGCCTGATGGCCGATCCCGGCCACATCGACGCTGTTCTGCGCGACGGCAGTGCCCGCGCCCGCGCCCGCGCCGACGTGACCATGAAGCAGGTTCGCGACATTATCGGCTTTCTCTATTGA
- a CDS encoding VOC family protein: MSQSLFLVALVVDDYDRAKAFYCDALGFECLQDEVQPEGKRWVVVRPKGTEGAALLLAQAAGDSQRAAIGNQTGGRVGFFLKTDDFARDHTAMKAKGVHFLEKPRHEVYGTVAVFADPYGNTWDLIQHSSRDSVT, encoded by the coding sequence ATGTCCCAATCCCTCTTCCTCGTCGCCCTCGTCGTCGATGATTACGACCGCGCCAAGGCCTTCTATTGCGATGCCCTCGGCTTCGAGTGCCTGCAGGACGAGGTGCAGCCGGAGGGCAAGCGCTGGGTCGTGGTCAGACCGAAAGGCACCGAGGGCGCCGCGCTATTGCTCGCCCAGGCGGCAGGAGACAGCCAGCGCGCGGCGATCGGCAACCAGACCGGCGGGCGGGTCGGCTTCTTCCTCAAGACCGATGATTTCGCCCGCGATCATACCGCGATGAAGGCAAAGGGCGTGCATTTTCTGGAGAAGCCGCGCCATGAGGTCTATGGCACGGTGGCGGTCTTTGCCGATCCCTATGGCAACACCTGGGATCTCATCCAGCATTCTTCCCGAGACTCTGTCACATAG
- a CDS encoding NifU family protein, translating to MFIQTEATPNPATLKFLPGKVVMENGTAEFRSADEAEASPLAARLFEIPGVTGVYFGYDFISVSKENQEWQHLKPAILGSIMEHFMSGKPVMGSTSVLSEVQDAGGEFFDEGDEAIVLTIKELLDTRVRPAVAQDGGDITFRGFRDGKVYLNMKGSCAGCPSSTATLKHGVQNLLRHFVPEVQEVEAV from the coding sequence ATGTTCATTCAGACCGAAGCGACGCCGAATCCCGCGACCCTCAAGTTCCTGCCGGGCAAGGTGGTGATGGAAAACGGCACGGCCGAGTTCCGCAGCGCCGACGAAGCCGAGGCTTCGCCGCTGGCTGCCCGCCTTTTCGAGATCCCGGGCGTCACCGGCGTCTATTTCGGCTATGACTTCATCTCCGTCTCCAAGGAAAACCAGGAATGGCAGCATCTGAAGCCCGCCATTCTCGGTTCGATCATGGAGCATTTCATGTCCGGTAAGCCGGTCATGGGCTCGACCTCCGTGCTGTCCGAAGTGCAGGATGCCGGCGGCGAATTCTTCGACGAGGGCGATGAGGCGATCGTGCTGACCATCAAGGAGCTGCTGGATACCCGCGTTCGTCCCGCCGTTGCCCAGGATGGCGGCGACATCACCTTCCGCGGTTTCCGCGACGGCAAGGTCTACCTCAACATGAAGGGTTCCTGCGCCGGTTGCCCGTCTTCGACGGCAACGCTGAAGCATGGCGTGCAGAACCTGCTGCGCCATTTCGTGCCCGAAGTTCAGGAAGTCGAAGCCGTCTAA
- a CDS encoding universal stress protein has protein sequence MVSTRLSRLEGHRRKFMAVIDGTPECQRAVHYAGRRAKNSNGGLVLLYVIPEGDFQQWLGVEEIMRAEAREEAEAATAKAAQAVRENIGIDAEIVIREGAAAEQINAVIEDDRDIALLVLAAGSAKEGPGPLVSSIAGRAAAFPIPVTVLPDTLSNEEIDALS, from the coding sequence ATGGTTTCAACACGTCTCTCTCGGCTCGAAGGCCATCGCCGCAAGTTCATGGCGGTCATCGACGGCACGCCCGAGTGCCAGCGCGCCGTCCATTATGCCGGCCGACGCGCCAAGAATTCCAATGGTGGCCTCGTGCTGCTCTACGTGATTCCCGAGGGCGATTTCCAGCAATGGCTTGGCGTCGAGGAGATCATGCGGGCGGAAGCGCGCGAGGAGGCCGAGGCGGCAACCGCAAAGGCGGCGCAGGCCGTGCGTGAAAACATCGGCATCGATGCGGAAATCGTCATCCGCGAGGGCGCGGCCGCCGAGCAGATCAATGCCGTCATCGAGGATGACCGGGATATTGCGCTTCTCGTGCTCGCCGCTGGTTCCGCCAAGGAAGGCCCAGGCCCGCTCGTCTCATCGATCGCCGGTCGAGCCGCCGCCTTCCCGATCCCGGTGACGGTGCTTCCGGATACGCTGAGCAACGAGGAAATCGACGCGCTGAGTTGA
- the murJ gene encoding murein biosynthesis integral membrane protein MurJ — MSLVKKFITVGGATLGSRIFGFARETLMAAALGTGPMADVFYAAFRFPNLFRRLFAEGAFNAAFVPLFAKEIEAHGIEGAKRFSEEVFGVLFSVLLLITIVMELAMPLLVRWVIAPGFADDAEKFDLTVRLAAVMFPYLMSMSLTAMMSGMLNSLHHFFAAAVAPIFLNLVMISALFYAIYFGADPLTTAWYLSWSVLVAGVLQLAVVYIGVRHAGINIGLRFPRFTPNVKRLLLLAIPAAITGGVTQINLVIGQAIASGKEGAIAALQYADRIYQLPLGVVGVAVGIVLLPELARSLKSGHIKEAANIQNRSIEFVLFLTLPAAVALWLLSDDIIRVLYERGAFNSENTTLVGSILAIFGLGLPAFVLIKALQPGFYAREDTKSPMRYTAVAVAVNSALSIMLFPVLAERGIALAEAVAGWLNAVQLFVTLYRRGHLAWEWSLVRRTAMLLVSSAVMGGVILYLSHRWEPLLGSGSTLLTKTGVLGLLILIAMAVYFIVAFLIGGVDLGMVRRNLKRKRAATAPDAEVANGE, encoded by the coding sequence ATGAGCCTAGTCAAGAAATTCATCACCGTCGGTGGCGCGACGCTTGGCAGCCGCATCTTCGGCTTTGCCCGCGAAACGCTGATGGCGGCTGCCCTCGGCACCGGGCCGATGGCTGACGTCTTCTATGCTGCTTTCCGCTTTCCGAACCTGTTCCGTCGCCTGTTTGCCGAGGGTGCCTTCAATGCCGCTTTCGTGCCGCTTTTTGCAAAAGAGATCGAGGCACATGGCATCGAGGGCGCCAAGCGGTTTTCCGAGGAAGTTTTCGGCGTTCTCTTCTCGGTCCTGCTGCTGATCACCATCGTCATGGAACTGGCCATGCCGCTCCTGGTGCGTTGGGTCATCGCGCCTGGTTTTGCCGACGATGCCGAGAAATTCGACCTGACGGTCCGGTTGGCGGCCGTGATGTTCCCCTATCTCATGTCGATGTCGCTGACGGCGATGATGAGCGGCATGCTGAATTCGCTGCATCATTTCTTCGCCGCGGCCGTGGCTCCGATCTTCCTCAACCTGGTAATGATCAGCGCGTTGTTCTACGCGATCTATTTCGGCGCCGATCCGCTGACCACCGCCTGGTACCTGTCCTGGTCGGTGCTGGTGGCAGGCGTGCTGCAACTGGCCGTCGTCTATATCGGCGTGCGCCATGCCGGCATCAATATCGGCCTGCGCTTTCCGCGCTTCACGCCCAATGTCAAGCGGCTCCTGCTTCTTGCGATCCCAGCGGCCATCACCGGCGGCGTCACCCAGATCAATCTGGTGATCGGCCAGGCGATCGCCTCGGGCAAGGAAGGCGCGATCGCCGCCCTGCAATATGCAGACCGCATCTACCAGCTGCCGCTCGGTGTCGTCGGCGTCGCGGTCGGAATCGTGCTTCTGCCGGAATTGGCGCGTTCGTTGAAGTCGGGCCATATCAAGGAAGCCGCCAATATCCAGAACCGCTCGATCGAATTCGTGCTGTTCCTGACGCTGCCGGCCGCCGTCGCCCTTTGGCTGCTCTCCGACGATATCATCCGCGTGCTTTACGAGCGCGGCGCCTTTAACTCGGAAAATACAACGCTGGTCGGCTCCATCCTCGCCATCTTCGGCCTTGGCCTGCCGGCTTTCGTGCTGATCAAGGCACTCCAGCCCGGCTTTTATGCCCGCGAAGATACGAAATCGCCAATGCGCTACACGGCGGTCGCCGTCGCCGTCAATTCGGCGCTATCAATCATGCTTTTCCCGGTGCTGGCCGAACGCGGCATTGCACTCGCCGAGGCGGTTGCCGGATGGCTGAACGCTGTACAACTCTTCGTTACACTCTATCGCCGCGGGCATCTCGCCTGGGAATGGTCGCTGGTACGCCGCACCGCCATGCTGCTCGTCTCCTCCGCCGTCATGGGTGGCGTCATCCTATATTTGTCTCATCGGTGGGAGCCGCTTCTGGGGTCCGGCTCGACGCTGCTCACCAAGACCGGCGTCCTGGGCTTGCTCATATTGATTGCGATGGCGGTGTATTTCATTGTCGCCTTCCTGATCGGCGGCGTGGATTTGGGCATGGTACGCCGCAATTTGAAGCGCAAGCGGGCCGCGACTGCTCCAGATGCCGAGGTGGCGAACGGGGAATAA
- a CDS encoding DUF1963 domain-containing protein has translation MLSEAVDRKAAQRSKWSGDMDVLGWLRSIFDFRGRAKDQMASPAEGLPTDFEIQAALHTLKQMVRPAVFGEIGGEKPQKDNRASSWWGGNFLGQQDEVIPVCERSGRLMHPLVQIRVDELPETPSTLSNLALLNIWVDLEDVPLDDVENGKGFVVRTYSAISDLVPIGPGYRESQKLPTFPLLWHSTALEQPSWDDIAFKIPSNVARSSDSKWFFESQYAIEADKYRGTCPVKLGGWPTWIQGENWPDDAELCLQIDSTDKGRFYVGDSGSLYLFRIPDGWAIRSDFY, from the coding sequence TTGCTATCCGAAGCTGTTGATCGCAAGGCTGCGCAACGATCCAAATGGAGCGGCGATATGGATGTGCTGGGATGGCTGAGATCGATCTTCGACTTTCGTGGACGTGCGAAGGACCAGATGGCTTCCCCTGCAGAAGGTTTGCCAACTGATTTTGAGATACAGGCAGCCCTTCATACGCTGAAGCAGATGGTCAGACCCGCCGTCTTTGGCGAAATCGGCGGTGAGAAGCCGCAGAAGGACAATCGAGCCTCAAGTTGGTGGGGTGGAAACTTTCTCGGACAACAAGACGAGGTGATACCCGTTTGCGAGAGGTCTGGACGTTTGATGCATCCACTTGTTCAAATCCGGGTGGATGAGCTTCCCGAGACACCGTCCACGCTATCGAACCTGGCGCTCCTGAACATATGGGTGGACCTGGAAGACGTTCCGTTGGATGACGTGGAGAATGGCAAGGGCTTTGTCGTTCGAACTTATTCCGCCATTTCGGATCTGGTTCCCATCGGTCCCGGATACCGGGAAAGCCAGAAGCTTCCGACTTTTCCGCTTCTTTGGCATTCAACTGCCCTGGAGCAGCCAAGCTGGGACGATATTGCGTTCAAGATTCCAAGCAACGTCGCGCGATCCAGCGACTCGAAATGGTTTTTTGAAAGCCAATACGCGATTGAAGCCGATAAATATCGTGGGACGTGCCCCGTCAAGCTTGGTGGTTGGCCTACCTGGATACAAGGCGAAAACTGGCCCGACGATGCAGAGCTATGCCTTCAGATCGATAGCACCGACAAGGGGCGCTTCTATGTCGGGGACTCCGGATCGTTATATCTGTTTCGAATACCCGACGGCTGGGCAATCAGATCAGACTTCTACTGA
- a CDS encoding [protein-PII] uridylyltransferase has translation MQTKRQARRQRVAVSEEKADRQSMETHHIDFSTVLDVSALRAECEALAKRGLDKNDERSALLALLKKASQDGREEARRSLIADGSGLDCAHRISWLQDQIITVLYDFTVHHVYPKQADAFSVTAVGGYGRDTLAPGSDIDLLFLFQPKPASETHKAVEFILYMLWDMGFKVGHATRTVEECIRQAKSDMTVRTAVLETRYICGNTALERELQARFDKEIVTNTGPEFIAAKLAERDERHRKAGDTRYLVEPNVKEGKGGLRDLHTLFWISKYYYHVRDPAELVKLGVLSKQEYRLFEKAEDFLWAVRCHMHFLTGKAEERLSFDIQRDIAAALDYHARPGLSAVERFMKHYFLVAKDVGDLTRILCAALEDQQAKATPGLTGVISRFANRSRKIAGTVEFVEDRGRIALANPDVFKRDPVSLIRLFFVADINGLEFHPDALKRVTRSLNLIDNDLRENEEANRLFLAILTSKRDPALILRRMNEAGVLGRFIPEFGKIVSMMQFNMYHHYTVDEHLIRAVEVLSEIDKGKAEDIHPLTNKLMPNIEDRDALYVAVLLHDIAKGREEDHSEAGAKVARKLCPRFGLSPKQTELVVWLIAEHLTMSMVAQTRDLTDRKTIIDFADRVQSLDRLKMLLILTVCDIRAVGPGVWNGWKGQLLRTLYYETELLLAGGFSEVSRKERAEAAAEALEQALADWNPKERKAYVKLHYQPYLLSVPLEDQIRHTQFMRESDKAGKVLATMVRTDSFHAITEITVLSPDHPRLLTVIAGACAAAGANIADAQIFTTSDGRALDTIHVSREFPDDADELRRAGTIGKMIEDVLAGRKRLPEVIATRTKNRRKNKAFVIPPSVIITNSLSNKFTVIEVECLDRPGLLSEITAVLSDLSLDIQSARITTFGEKVIDTFYVADLVGQKISNENRRAYITARLKAVMAGEEDEMRERMPSGIIAPAATRGVAVEKSDIEKKAGSAA, from the coding sequence ATGCAGACGAAAAGACAGGCGCGCCGGCAACGGGTCGCGGTCAGCGAAGAGAAAGCCGATCGGCAGAGCATGGAAACGCATCATATCGATTTTTCGACCGTTCTCGATGTATCCGCGCTGAGGGCGGAGTGCGAGGCTCTTGCCAAACGCGGTCTGGACAAGAATGACGAGCGTTCCGCGCTGCTGGCGCTGTTGAAGAAGGCGAGCCAGGATGGACGTGAAGAGGCACGGCGATCGCTGATTGCTGACGGCAGCGGGCTCGATTGCGCGCACCGGATTTCCTGGCTGCAGGATCAGATCATCACCGTCCTCTACGATTTCACCGTTCATCATGTCTATCCGAAGCAGGCGGATGCCTTCTCCGTCACCGCCGTCGGCGGTTATGGCCGCGATACCTTGGCGCCGGGTTCGGATATCGACCTCCTCTTCCTCTTTCAGCCGAAGCCGGCGAGCGAGACCCATAAGGCGGTCGAGTTCATTCTCTATATGCTTTGGGATATGGGTTTCAAAGTCGGCCACGCCACGCGCACGGTCGAGGAATGCATCCGTCAGGCCAAGTCCGATATGACGGTGCGCACCGCCGTTCTCGAAACCCGTTACATCTGTGGCAATACCGCGCTGGAGCGCGAGCTGCAGGCGCGATTCGACAAGGAAATCGTCACCAATACCGGCCCGGAATTCATCGCCGCCAAGCTCGCCGAGCGCGACGAGCGTCATCGCAAGGCCGGCGACACCCGCTATCTGGTCGAGCCGAACGTCAAGGAAGGCAAGGGCGGCCTGCGCGATCTGCACACGCTCTTCTGGATCTCGAAATATTATTATCACGTCCGCGATCCCGCCGAACTGGTGAAGCTCGGTGTGCTCTCGAAGCAGGAATACCGCCTCTTCGAGAAGGCCGAGGATTTCCTCTGGGCCGTGCGCTGCCACATGCATTTCCTGACCGGCAAGGCGGAGGAGCGGCTTTCCTTCGATATTCAGCGCGATATCGCCGCAGCCCTCGACTATCACGCTCGCCCGGGCCTTTCGGCGGTCGAGCGCTTCATGAAGCACTATTTCCTCGTCGCCAAGGATGTCGGCGATCTCACTCGCATCCTCTGTGCCGCGCTCGAGGACCAGCAGGCGAAGGCAACCCCGGGGCTTACCGGTGTCATCAGCCGCTTTGCCAATCGCTCACGCAAGATCGCCGGCACGGTCGAATTCGTAGAGGATCGCGGCCGCATCGCGCTTGCCAATCCCGATGTCTTCAAGCGTGATCCGGTCAGCCTCATCAGGCTGTTCTTCGTTGCCGATATCAACGGTTTGGAATTCCATCCGGATGCCCTGAAGCGCGTCACGCGCTCGTTGAATCTGATCGACAACGATCTGCGTGAGAACGAGGAAGCCAACCGCCTGTTCCTGGCGATCCTGACCTCGAAGCGAGACCCTGCGCTGATCCTGCGCCGCATGAACGAGGCAGGCGTGCTCGGCCGCTTCATCCCGGAATTCGGCAAGATCGTCTCGATGATGCAGTTCAACATGTATCACCACTATACGGTGGATGAGCATCTCATCCGCGCCGTCGAGGTGCTGTCGGAGATCGACAAGGGCAAGGCAGAGGATATCCATCCGCTCACCAACAAGCTGATGCCCAATATCGAGGATCGCGACGCGCTCTATGTCGCCGTGCTGTTGCACGATATCGCCAAGGGTCGCGAGGAGGATCACTCCGAAGCCGGCGCTAAGGTCGCGCGCAAGCTCTGCCCGCGCTTCGGCCTCTCGCCGAAGCAGACGGAACTGGTGGTCTGGCTGATCGCCGAACATCTGACCATGTCGATGGTCGCCCAGACGCGCGATCTGACCGACCGCAAGACTATCATCGATTTCGCCGACCGGGTTCAGTCGCTCGACCGGCTGAAGATGCTGCTGATCCTGACGGTCTGCGACATCCGCGCCGTCGGTCCCGGTGTGTGGAACGGCTGGAAGGGCCAGCTGCTGCGCACGCTTTATTACGAAACCGAGCTGCTGCTTGCCGGTGGTTTCTCCGAAGTCTCGCGCAAGGAGCGGGCGGAAGCCGCGGCCGAGGCGCTGGAGCAGGCGCTGGCGGATTGGAACCCGAAGGAGCGCAAGGCCTACGTCAAGCTGCACTATCAGCCCTATCTGCTGTCCGTGCCGTTGGAGGATCAGATCCGCCACACGCAGTTCATGCGTGAATCCGACAAGGCGGGCAAGGTGCTTGCCACCATGGTGCGCACAGACAGCTTCCATGCCATCACCGAGATCACCGTGCTCTCGCCCGACCATCCACGCCTCTTGACCGTGATCGCCGGCGCATGCGCTGCGGCTGGCGCCAATATCGCCGATGCGCAGATCTTCACGACATCGGACGGTCGCGCGCTCGACACCATCCATGTCAGCCGCGAATTTCCCGATGATGCCGACGAGCTGCGCCGTGCCGGCACCATCGGCAAGATGATCGAGGATGTGCTGGCCGGCCGCAAGCGGCTGCCGGAGGTCATCGCGACGCGGACGAAGAACCGCCGCAAGAACAAGGCATTCGTCATTCCGCCGTCCGTCATCATCACCAACAGCCTCTCCAACAAGTTCACGGTCATCGAGGTCGAATGCCTCGACCGCCCCGGCCTGCTGTCGGAAATCACCGCCGTTCTTTCGGACTTGTCGCTCGATATCCAGTCGGCCCGCATCACCACCTTCGGCGAAAAGGTCATCGATACCTTCTATGTCGCCGACCTGGTGGGCCAGAAGATTTCCAACGAGAACAGGCGAGCCTATATCACCGCGCGCCTAAAAGCCGTGATGGCCGGCGAGGAGGATGAAATGCGCGAGCGCATGCCGTCGGGCATCATCGCGCCTGCCGCCACGCGCGGCGTCGCCGTCGAAAAGTCAGATATTGAGAAGAAAGCCGGTTCCGCCGCATGA